In Acidisarcina polymorpha, one DNA window encodes the following:
- a CDS encoding DUF5597 domain-containing protein gives MIGPDLYSSDPSFYLGILDTYARPDNPLWIPETGQGNEYAPYFFAALGRGAIGFSPFGIDWVGRLPDGVVPRVHAANYALAGSMDRTLAKLNFAGKIKTMIEAAGGADQQVIFYPNSTPLNARNSFGASSPPADDALIDISTLANAMVSPGEAGNVATRTADQSGAWVAEVRFGFPQRDGEAAPGSSDKSGRMLIAQMNPNEYLVTGIGGAVFFHRPGYLPGIRMQILSAEEGYFTPSRASGAPEEWHRIRILNGDETDRSIRFPDPHAVPARSNSAPHAGGDTEGPLLFRTVLLRFASFWTDSSSATGLQQGARTKALTSVSWIVQSRFLEARVSS, from the coding sequence TTGATTGGCCCCGACCTGTATTCAAGTGATCCATCCTTTTATCTGGGGATTCTGGACACGTATGCGCGGCCCGACAATCCACTCTGGATCCCAGAGACCGGCCAGGGAAATGAATATGCGCCTTATTTCTTCGCGGCGCTGGGTCGGGGAGCCATAGGCTTTTCCCCTTTTGGAATCGATTGGGTAGGACGCTTGCCGGACGGAGTTGTGCCCAGGGTACATGCTGCAAACTATGCCCTTGCGGGCTCCATGGATCGTACGCTGGCGAAACTCAACTTCGCGGGCAAGATCAAGACGATGATCGAAGCTGCAGGAGGCGCTGACCAACAGGTAATCTTCTATCCAAACAGTACACCTCTAAATGCTAGAAATTCTTTCGGGGCAAGTTCGCCTCCAGCGGATGATGCGCTCATCGACATTTCCACTCTCGCCAACGCGATGGTTTCTCCCGGAGAGGCGGGCAATGTTGCTACCCGCACAGCGGATCAAAGCGGAGCCTGGGTTGCCGAAGTCCGATTCGGATTTCCGCAGCGCGACGGTGAGGCAGCTCCTGGCTCATCCGACAAGTCGGGTCGGATGCTGATTGCTCAGATGAACCCCAATGAGTACCTGGTAACCGGCATTGGCGGAGCTGTATTCTTCCACCGTCCCGGTTATCTACCCGGCATTCGAATGCAGATCCTCAGCGCCGAAGAGGGTTACTTCACCCCATCTAGGGCGTCAGGTGCGCCAGAGGAGTGGCATCGGATTCGCATCCTCAATGGCGACGAGACGGATCGCAGTATCCGTTTTCCCGACCCACATGCAGTCCCGGCTAGAAGCAACTCTGCACCGCATGCCGGAGGGGATACGGAAGGCCCCCTCCTTTTCAGGACCGTCCTGTTGCGGTTCGCATCCTTTTGGACCGATTCTAGTTCCGCCACAGGACTGCAACAGGGCGCCCGCACAAAGGCACTCACGTCGGTATCCTGGATCGTACAATCTCGCTTTTTAGAGGCAAGAGTAAGCTCGTGA
- a CDS encoding single-stranded DNA-binding protein, translating into MYNKVILIGRLGQNAEAKTAQNKNEYVILSIATQESWKNDKGEYETRTEWHRVYAWKNLAKFARNLQKGQLLSVEGKLKYREVESDVQGTPFKHTIAEIQAISMKRLSKVEAADDPTDGADDE; encoded by the coding sequence ATGTACAACAAAGTCATTCTCATCGGCCGACTCGGACAGAACGCAGAAGCCAAAACCGCCCAGAACAAGAACGAGTACGTCATCCTCTCAATCGCCACCCAGGAGAGCTGGAAGAACGACAAAGGCGAGTACGAAACCCGCACCGAATGGCATCGCGTCTATGCCTGGAAGAATCTCGCAAAGTTTGCCAGGAACCTCCAGAAAGGGCAGCTCCTCAGCGTAGAGGGGAAACTGAAATATCGCGAGGTCGAAAGCGACGTTCAAGGCACTCCCTTCAAGCACACGATCGCCGAGATCCAGGCCATCAGCATGAAGCGGCTTTCAAAAGTAGAGGCAGCCGATGACCCCACGGACGGGGCCGACGACGAGTAG
- a CDS encoding helix-turn-helix transcriptional regulator, translating into MVRFRHRGAVINLSASRTFRLVFQLSSSQVSREGVEADSSGHVVRAGTVITSFTERPERIRVFGVADTLHLLFSPELAATCGARPADASPLTYRELQASAAQALVASSVHGSDAQLKKAVVALAKSVAQGHKQTQRSAGGLAPQARRAMLDLLNRHFSDGISVPELADAARLSLHHFIKVCRQSEGLTPHALLMQKRIEWAIELLLDGRACVDEVAVLVGFASSSHFVSTFHRAVGVTPATLRSAARE; encoded by the coding sequence GTGGTTCGCTTCCGACATCGTGGCGCTGTCATAAACCTCAGTGCATCCCGCACTTTCCGCCTTGTATTTCAACTTTCGTCAAGTCAGGTAAGCCGTGAGGGAGTAGAAGCGGACTCATCCGGCCATGTTGTGCGGGCAGGAACCGTCATTACGTCTTTCACAGAGCGGCCGGAGCGGATACGCGTTTTCGGGGTTGCGGATACTCTCCATCTGCTGTTCAGCCCTGAACTCGCAGCCACATGCGGGGCAAGACCTGCTGATGCTTCGCCGCTTACCTATCGTGAGCTGCAGGCCTCGGCTGCCCAAGCTTTGGTAGCCTCTTCCGTTCATGGGTCGGACGCCCAACTGAAGAAAGCTGTCGTTGCCCTCGCGAAAAGCGTTGCCCAAGGGCACAAGCAGACCCAGAGGTCGGCCGGGGGTCTTGCGCCTCAGGCAAGACGAGCCATGCTCGATCTGTTGAATAGACACTTCAGCGACGGCATCTCCGTTCCTGAGCTTGCAGATGCCGCTCGTCTCAGCCTCCATCACTTCATCAAAGTCTGCCGTCAGAGTGAGGGACTAACTCCCCACGCGCTGCTGATGCAAAAGCGGATCGAGTGGGCGATAGAGCTGCTACTTGATGGCAGGGCGTGCGTTGATGAAGTCGCGGTGCTGGTCGGCTTTGCTTCCTCATCGCATTTTGTCAGCACGTTCCACCGGGCGGTTGGGGTGACGCCTGCCACTCTGCGGAGTGCGGCGCGGGAGTAA
- a CDS encoding DUF6640 family protein, whose translation MAIAKWIVAFVAVYGFGGVFADFVVPATARMHMKNPHWPPHAKFHNGQTMLMGVFAGTLSLCCVFAVRPLTLPWFFAGTAAASLYWVGLAFAQVFPGTAWHDPEFDAEVSHPVGLDPQQLLGYILCLLLIVALGLALWLR comes from the coding sequence ATGGCTATCGCGAAATGGATTGTGGCATTTGTAGCTGTTTACGGTTTTGGTGGAGTGTTTGCTGATTTCGTGGTTCCTGCCACTGCACGCATGCACATGAAGAATCCACACTGGCCGCCTCACGCCAAGTTCCATAACGGCCAGACAATGCTGATGGGTGTCTTTGCTGGCACCCTGTCGCTCTGCTGTGTCTTCGCAGTACGTCCCCTTACCTTGCCTTGGTTTTTCGCCGGAACAGCAGCCGCATCGCTCTATTGGGTGGGATTGGCTTTTGCTCAAGTTTTCCCGGGGACAGCATGGCACGACCCCGAATTCGACGCGGAGGTCTCCCACCCGGTGGGACTCGACCCGCAGCAACTGCTCGGCTACATCCTGTGCCTTCTCCTGATCGTTGCGTTGGGGTTGGCATTGTGGCTGCGATGA
- a CDS encoding AI-2E family transporter, with translation MLGKLWDPATARILCTIVLCAAMLALLYGARDTLTLFLFAILFAYFIEPLVGRLELRLQGRIKAIVVVYLSLIAILTCLGFAIGPRILEEGRSLAISLPSLFDRISSGQLVTQVSGKHGWSQDHQAQIQRFFLAHRSEILGYAGAVGAKLAEPVKHLWWLILIPILSLFFLKDGKMFAREIVDLGSDAGDRSTLRGIIGDVNVMLGSYIRAQLILASLTVVSYTVFLSFMRVPYAFILGPMAGICEFIPVVGPAVAAVTICAIAVLTSYPHLIWLIIFLGIWRVVQDYVNGPKIMGESLEISPVVQIFGVLAGGEIAGVVGALISVPVLATLRILWRRMSRGVRRTDAPLVPQPPINGRAVHVVSNVKSFSNEENE, from the coding sequence ATGCTCGGTAAGCTTTGGGATCCAGCGACAGCCCGAATTCTTTGTACAATTGTCCTTTGCGCGGCTATGCTCGCCTTACTATACGGTGCCCGCGACACTCTTACCTTGTTCCTCTTTGCAATTCTGTTTGCCTACTTTATAGAGCCGCTTGTGGGACGCCTAGAACTGCGGCTTCAAGGTCGGATTAAGGCAATTGTCGTAGTGTACCTTTCGTTGATTGCCATCTTGACTTGTCTAGGGTTTGCCATCGGGCCACGAATCCTGGAGGAAGGAAGATCCCTTGCGATCAGCCTGCCCTCACTGTTCGATCGAATCAGCTCGGGTCAATTAGTGACGCAGGTAAGCGGAAAGCACGGCTGGAGCCAAGATCACCAGGCTCAGATTCAAAGGTTCTTCCTAGCGCATCGTTCCGAAATATTGGGATACGCAGGTGCTGTAGGAGCAAAGCTCGCCGAGCCGGTAAAGCATCTGTGGTGGCTCATCCTCATTCCGATCCTCAGTCTCTTCTTTCTGAAAGATGGAAAGATGTTTGCCAGAGAGATCGTCGATTTAGGAAGTGATGCAGGAGACCGCAGTACGCTTCGCGGGATAATAGGCGACGTAAACGTCATGCTTGGCAGTTATATTCGTGCGCAGTTGATCCTCGCCTCACTTACTGTGGTCTCCTACACGGTATTCTTGAGCTTCATGAGGGTGCCGTATGCCTTCATACTCGGACCCATGGCGGGGATCTGCGAATTTATCCCAGTTGTAGGGCCGGCTGTGGCTGCCGTCACCATCTGTGCCATTGCCGTTCTCACCAGCTATCCCCATCTAATCTGGCTGATTATTTTTTTGGGAATTTGGCGAGTGGTCCAGGATTACGTAAACGGGCCGAAGATTATGGGCGAATCGCTCGAAATATCACCGGTCGTTCAGATATTTGGAGTGCTCGCTGGCGGGGAAATCGCAGGAGTCGTTGGAGCGTTGATCTCCGTTCCGGTTCTCGCCACTCTGCGGATCCTGTGGCGAAGAATGAGTCGTGGTGTAAGACGCACGGACGCACCTCTGGTCCCCCAGCCTCCAATAAACGGTCGAGCTGTCCATGTCGTTTCAAATGTGAAGAGCTTCAGTAACGAGGAGAACGAATGA